One segment of Microbacterium arborescens DNA contains the following:
- a CDS encoding carbohydrate ABC transporter permease, with amino-acid sequence MSTIGTPVPLATVEEGIPTADKQRRGARARRIRGSRPGFWTYGILGAVFLSAVFPLYWSFVIGSGDSSTLRGDFPWIPGGNFIENALSVISNPAVNFWPALWNSIYSSFLIAAAVVITSTLAGWAFAKLRFHGGPGLLIFVVATMAVPQQLGVVPLYILFSELGWTGQIGAIIIPALTSAFGVFWMTQYLRQAVPDELIEAARVDGASMIRTFWTVGMTAARPAAAMLFLFTFVGAWNNFFWPFIVLDRQNPTLPVALSLLQSNYFVDYSIVLAGVILATIPLLLLFIFAGKQLVSGIMAGAVKG; translated from the coding sequence ATGAGCACCATCGGCACTCCCGTCCCCCTCGCCACGGTGGAAGAGGGCATCCCGACCGCGGACAAGCAGCGTCGCGGTGCGCGCGCCCGCCGCATCCGAGGCAGCCGCCCCGGCTTCTGGACCTACGGCATCCTCGGCGCGGTCTTCCTCTCGGCGGTGTTCCCCCTGTACTGGTCGTTCGTGATCGGCTCGGGTGACTCCTCCACACTGCGCGGCGATTTCCCATGGATCCCCGGAGGCAACTTCATCGAGAACGCCCTCTCGGTCATCTCCAACCCGGCCGTCAACTTCTGGCCGGCGCTGTGGAACTCCATCTACAGCTCGTTCCTCATCGCCGCCGCCGTCGTGATCACCTCGACGCTCGCGGGCTGGGCCTTCGCGAAGCTGCGCTTCCACGGCGGGCCCGGGCTGCTGATCTTCGTCGTGGCGACCATGGCCGTGCCGCAGCAGCTCGGCGTCGTGCCGCTGTACATCCTGTTCTCCGAGCTCGGGTGGACGGGGCAGATCGGTGCCATCATCATCCCGGCGCTCACGAGCGCGTTCGGGGTGTTCTGGATGACGCAGTACCTGCGTCAGGCGGTGCCCGACGAGCTGATCGAGGCCGCGCGCGTCGACGGCGCCTCGATGATCCGCACGTTCTGGACGGTCGGCATGACCGCGGCGCGTCCCGCGGCGGCGATGCTGTTCCTCTTCACCTTCGTCGGAGCCTGGAACAACTTCTTCTGGCCGTTCATCGTGCTCGACCGGCAGAACCCGACGCTCCCCGTGGCGCTGTCGCTGCTGCAGTCGAACTACTTCGTCGACTACTCCATCGTGCTCGCCGGCGTCATCCTCGCGACCATCCCGCTGCTGCTGCTGTTCATCTTCGCGGGCAAGCAGCTCGTCAGTGGCATCATGGCCGGGGCGGTGAAGGGATGA